The proteins below come from a single Branchiostoma floridae strain S238N-H82 chromosome 5, Bfl_VNyyK, whole genome shotgun sequence genomic window:
- the LOC118416086 gene encoding uncharacterized protein aq_928-like, producing the protein MDMTQSYDILTSSLKPRPIAVISTCSPEGCNNLAPLSFCMPVTSDPASLAFSVTWKRDGSPKDTLTNILSTQHFVVNHTSLPIMPKVYVASQEFGPDVDEFEEAGLTPVPSVCGPAPHVLESPVSLECRLLHTLPVGEKRHGGTTVVFGQLVHVHISECCLGPDGIRSDRLQSVSRLGGMSYGIDEKTFNIVNEIWDRKKW; encoded by the exons ATGGATATGACCCAGAGCTATGACATCCTGACCTCCTCCCTCAAGCCGCGCCCCATCGCCGTCATCAGTACCTGCTCACCGGAGGGGTGCAACAACCTGGCGCCTCTCAGCTTCTGTATGCCGGTCACCAGCGACCCGGCCAGTCTGGCTTTCTCTGTCACATG GAAGCGCGACGGCAGTCCGAAGGACACTCTTACCAATATCCTATCCACCCAGCACTTTGTCGTCAACCATACCAGCCTACCTATTATGCCAAAGGTGTACGTTG CGTCCCAGGAGTTCGGCCCCGATGTGGACGAGTTTGAAGAGGCGGGCCTGACGCCCGTCCCGTCCGTGTGCGGACCCGCCCCACACGTGCTGGAGTCGCCGGTCTCTCTGGAGTGCAGACTGCTCCACACGCTTCCTGTGGGGGAGAAGAGGCACGGAGGGACAACCGTCGTCTTTGGGCAG CTAGTCCATGTCCACATCTCGGAGTGCTGTCTCGGCCCTGACGGGATCCGCTCCGACAGGCTGCAGTCCGTGTCCCGTCTGGGGGGCATGAGCTACGGTATCGACGAGAAAACATTCAACATCGTCAACGAGATATGGGATAGGAAAAAGTGGTGA